A window of the Narcine bancroftii isolate sNarBan1 chromosome 4, sNarBan1.hap1, whole genome shotgun sequence genome harbors these coding sequences:
- the rpl37a gene encoding large ribosomal subunit protein eL43 — protein sequence MAKRTKKVGIVGKYGTRYGASLRKMVKKIEISQHAKYTCSFCGKTKMKRKAVGIWHCGSCMKTVAGGAWTYNTTSAVTVKSAIRRLRELKDQ from the exons GCAAAGCGGACAAAGAAGGTGGGGATTGTGGGCAAGTACGGCACTCGCTATGGAGCATCACTCCGCAAAATGGTGAAAAAAATCGAGATCAGTCAACATGCCAAGTACACCTGCTCCTTCTGTGGAAAG ACCAAGATGAAGAGAAAAGCTGTTGGCATCTGGCATTGTGGATCTTGCATGAAGACTGTGGCTGGAGGAGCATGGACATACAA CACCACCTCGGCTGTCACTGTGAAGTCTGCCATTCGCCGTCTCCGAGAGCTGAAGGATCAGTGA